From Rhododendron vialii isolate Sample 1 chromosome 10a, ASM3025357v1, the proteins below share one genomic window:
- the LOC131303539 gene encoding inactive LRR receptor-like serine/threonine-protein kinase BIR2, which yields MAYFRGSSSLVLLALVFCCAVVSPVFSEDDVRCLQGVKKAVANPSTLNSWTFSNSTVGFICSFVGATCWNDRENRLIGLDLGEMSLGGQIPSALQYCYSLQNLDLSGNNLTGPIPDDICVWLPYLVTLDLSNNQLTGPIPDDLANCTFLNKLVLSDNQLSGFIPSQLASLARLNTLSVANNELSGAIPSGLSSFDSSGFEGNSGLCGAPLGKCGGLSKKSLTIIIAAGVFGAAASLLLGFGLWWFYFTRSTRKRKSGYGVGGDGDGSWADRLRAYKLVQVSLFQKPLVKVKLADLMAATNDFSVDNIIISTRTGTTYKAILPDGSALAIKRLNTCKLSEKQFRMEMNRLGQLRHPNLVPLLGFCVVEEEKLLVYKHMSSGTLYSMLNGNPSELDWPTRFKIGFGAARGLAWLHHGCQPPILHQNISSNVILLDEDFDARIIDFGLARLMTSDEKNESSFVNGDLGEFGYIAPEYSSTMVASLKGDVYGFGVVLLELATGLKPLDVSNADEGFKGNLVDWVSQLSSSGRMKDAIDKSLCGRGNEEEIVQFLRIANHCVISRPKDRWSMFQVYESLKSIAEERGFSEQYDEFPLLFGRQDTNNLM from the coding sequence ATGGCGTATTTCAGAGGATCCTCGTCTCTCGTACTCCTTGCGCTCGTGTTTTGTTGCGCTGTTGTTTCGCCGGTCTTCTCCGAAGACGACGTGCGGTGCCTGCAGGGCGTGAAGAAGGCCGTGGCGAATCCGTCGACCCTCAACTCGTGGACCTTCTCCAACAGCACCGTCGGATTCATTTGCAGCTTCGTGGGCGCAACGTGTTGGAACGATCGCGAAAACCGCCTCATCGGCCTTGATCTCGGCGAGATGTCCCTCGGCGGCCAGATCCCCTCGGCCCTTCAGTACTGTTACAGTCTGCAAAACCTCGATCTATCCGGTAACAATCTAACCGGTCCGATCCCTGACGATATTTGCGTTTGGTTGCCTTATTTAGTAACCCTAGATTTGTCTAATAATCAGCTCACCGGACCGATCCCTGATGATTTGGCTAACTGTACGTTTCTGAATAAATTGGTATTATCGGATAACCAGTTGTCTGGTTTTATACCGAGTCAGTTAGCTAGTTTGGCTCGGCTTAATACGCTCTCTGTTGCTAATAATGAACTGTCTGGTGCGATCCCGTCGGGTCTGAGTTCGTTCGATTCGTCCGGTTTTGAGGGGAATAGTGGACTCTGTGGGGCGCCGCTTGGAAAGTGTGGTGGTTTGAGCAAGAAGAGTCTCACGATTATTATTGCTGCAGGGGTGTTTGGTGCAGCGGCATCGTTGTTGTTAGGGTTTGGGTTATGGTGGTTTTACTTTACGAGGTCGACTAGGAAGAGGAAGAGTGGGTATGGGGTTGGGGGAGATGGTGATGGGAGTTGGGCTGATAGGTTGAGAGCTTACAAGCTTGTTCAAGTTTCTTTGTTTCAGAAACCGCTTGTGAAGGTCAAGTTAGCGGATTTGATGGCTGCGACGAACGATTTTAGCGTTGATAACATTATAATTTCGACTAGAACGGGGACAACTTACAAGGCCATTCTTCCTGATGGGTCTGCTCTTGCAATTAAGCGGCTTAATACTTGTAAGCTAAGTGAGAAGCAGTTTCGGATGGAGATGAATAGGTTAGGACAGCTTAGGCACCCAAACTTGGTGCCTTTGTTGGGATTTTGTGTGGTGGAAGAGGAGAAGCTTTTGGTTTATAAGCACATGTCGAGCGGGACTTTGTATTCGATGTTGAATGGAAATCCAAGTGAATTGGATTGGCCGACTCGGTTTAAGATTGGTTTTGGTGCTGCTAGAGGGCTTGCTTGGCTTCACCACGGTTGCCAACCGCCTATCTTGCACCAGAATATAAGCTCTAATGTGATTCTCCTTGACGAGGACTTTGATGCTAGGATAATAGACTTTGGGTTGGCTAGGCTCATGACGTCTGATGAAAAGAACGAGAGTAGTTTTGTCAATGGAGATTTGGGAGAATTTGGTTACATAGCCCCAGAGTATTCAAGCACAATGGTTGCTTCATTGAAAGGGGATGTTTATGGTTTTGGGGTTGTGCTTTTGGAGTTAGCTACTGGGCTGAAACCTCTAGATGTCAGCAATGCAGATGAAGGATTCAAAGGTAATTTGGTGGATTGGGTAAGTCAGCTTTCTAGCTCTGGTCGAATGAAAGATGCCATTGACAAGAGTCTTTGTGGAAGGGGCAACGAGGAGGAAATTGTGCAGTTTCTGAGAATTGCGAATCATTGTGTGATTTCTCGGCCCAAGGATAGGTGGTCAATGTTCCAAGTTTACGAATCATTGAAGAGCATTGCGGAGGAACGTGGATTCTCAGAACAATATGATGAATTTCCACTACTTTTTGGCAGGCAAGATACCAATAATTTGATGTGA